A genomic region of Rhea pennata isolate bPtePen1 chromosome 14, bPtePen1.pri, whole genome shotgun sequence contains the following coding sequences:
- the ARAP3 gene encoding arf-GAP with Rho-GAP domain, ANK repeat and PH domain-containing protein 3 isoform X2: protein MSFQYSPDSDIADWLASIHLERYQDVFKQHGYHVARDATLLDGEDLQQIGITATGHRKRILNLVQQTQLLGRPLRKPAARDAHPQAAACMEALDVAQRPQIGEDAMKGVLGGATDVSEMQQRAAEPNHTSPLEKDPAPPLVRPVPKPRTVFHRSKPEQGLAPTPAARSTVLTQSLDSDRTPGAFVVLEGFVPGESSTDLESPEARPKQQTSPRATTTMGIGASRSATRESSREEKRLPASVDHGQTLETSEKPSSSVPSVPPRLGHRIPAPESSPASLPEGRPTSDLSLPAVATSAKTDVLPYPGAPSQLGSGQGRLEMVSNIIYEGLKPSLAPTEDPGGENGPQDRTLTEPPGPSLQEMTYLVNKPDSAQATTSAETHLYSSRSPGWSAAGLPPVPERPATKPDISEQPINPYSESIFGHEVPAREQKGMGIPSRQSCEGGAELELEREACRTSSECSSDGKSEDEETRTKLIDRIIQNDTEGYSTVESPHAEGAQFSLPSHFYPDEILDDLTISPYASYTSLSEPRLTMLRGWLDKLSPQGNYVFQRRYVRFDGKNLMYFSSEKEPYPKGVIPLSVIEMVRSTKDNKFQVVTSHRIFVFRAENEAQRNEWCSTLQKKVTEQRLVGSQPRPANTAHCQKSGTLELKGQKSKVFAALSLSEMWLYKSEQFFKMGIGICLIEMRGSTIREAKNRSFELITPLKIFSFMAESEKEKREWMEALQEAIAETLYDYEVAEKIWSNKANKHCADCRAQNPDWASINLCVVICKQCAGQHRSLGSNISKVQSLKLDTSVWSNEIVQLFIMLGNDRANRFWAARLLATEGLYPDASAEQRRDFISRKYRDGRYRLPHPHYATQDDVLQALCAAVTGPGLLKTVLQFFSSSEAGLTADPGAYEVSPGADLLWGPENKRPRNRSGSPSTGEPGPEGVYNEITQPVTHSGYLHRASALPKLPGTKKSRDDFQRIWCSLEKALLFFETEKCTEPLSHIESRDLLSLGVSKAHAVTSPGSTERFRYTLELFLTGEKVQQLGVDGPDTLQAWASAIGKWFTPVSCHCLLGYEFQRVGQLRYKCMLNPEQWQQAFFILQKAHLFICPTEDDGAEDSINLRRLQELSMVPPTETPEKKELLILVEMGRTFYLQGLSRADSTAWYADIQASAGGRGNALRDQQLSRGDIPIIVDSCIAFITQYGLRHEGIYRKNGAKSRIKVLMEEFRRDARNVKLRINDNFIEDVTDVLKRFFRELEDPIFTLELHPQWKEAAGISSKPQRLERYKELIHRLPRLNHKTLAALIGHLYRVQKCADLNQMSTKNLSLLFAPSLFQTDGKGEHEVKVMEDLIDNYVSIFNIDEDQVSQMDLENSLITTWKDTQLSQAGDLIIEVYLEQKLPDCCVTLKVSPTMTAEELTNQVLEMRNVAASLDIWLTFEALENGELERPLHPKEKVLEQALQWCKLPEPSTAYLLVRKVTIGEGSCLFTGAKRETPKCGLLKCREEPPKLLGNKFQERYFVIRDRKLLLLKEKRSAKPEREWPLDAAKVYMGIRKKLKSPGQWGFTLTLDKQQLYLVCSGQAELWDWTTSILKAQHDDLRPVIMRRRSSSDLAKQKFGTMPLVPLHGDSTDTTMLSANQTLRRLHTRRTLSMFFPMKMHQDCLEEQQEKEVDTEPVYEEVGNFPELASLELDRELLADLSSIPSVDRSKKPSPFPEQPPAPALRSSLPTNPAQRVSGPSVSKALSLERGLNLECDKSPAHGGSAGLRPTKTASLERNLEPSLVLAGDQGQVAMPGGSPSMETSLEIPKKRNIQPSSPINNKLIQELSSIILKKNEGQHPGLDPGLDPGSGPGSGPGPGPGQHVT, encoded by the exons ATGAGCTTCCAGTACAGTCCTGACTCTGATATTGCTGATTGGCTGGCCAGCATCCACTTGGAGAGGTACCAGGATGTTTTTAAACAGCATGGGTACCATGTGGCCAGAGATGCCACCTTACTGGATGGTGAGGACCTACAGCAGATTGGCATCACCGCCACTGGGCACCGCAAAAGGATCCTGAACCTGGTGCAGCAGACACAGCTGCTCGGGCGGCCTCTGAGGAAACCTGCAGCAAGAGATGCCCATCCTCAAGCTGCTGCATGCATGGAGGCCCTGGATGTGGCCCAAAGGCCCCAGATAGGTGAGGATGCCATGAAAGGAGTGCTGGGAGGGGCTACTGACGTCTCTGAGATGCAGCAGCGTGCTGCTGAGCCCAACCATACATCCCCTCTGGAGAAGGATCCTGCTCCACCCCTTGTCAGGCCAGTTCCCAAGCCAAGGACAGTTTTCCATCGCTCAAAGCCAGAGCAGGGCTTGGCACCCACACCAGCAGCACGGAGCACAGTGCTAACACAAAGCCTGGACAGTGACAGGACTCCTGGGGCATTTGTGGTACTGGAGGGGTTTGTGCCAGGGGAGAGCTCTACAGATCTGGAGAGCCCAGAGGCCAGGCCAAAGCAGCAGACTAGTCCAAGAGCAACCACTACCATGGGTATAGGAGCATCCCGGTCAGCAACACGGGAGAGCTCTCGGGAGGAGAAAAGACTCCCTGCATCTGTGGATCATGGACAAACCCTGGAAACCTCAGAAAAACCCTCCTCGTCTGTCCCATCTGTGCCACCACGGCTCGGCCACAGGATCCCAGCACCCGAGTCCAGCCCAGCAAGCTTGCCAGAGGGTCGCCCCACATCTGACCTTTCCCTGCCTGCTGTGGCCACCTCAGCCAAGACAGATGTTTTGCCATACCCTGGGGCACCTTCACAGCTGGGTTCAGGGCAGGGCAGGCTGGAAATGGTATCCAACATCATCTATGAAGGACTCAAGCCATCTTTGGCACCTACTGAGGACCCAGGAGGGGAGAATGGTCCCCAGGACCGGACTCTCACTGAGCCACCAGGGCCATCCCTGCAGGAGATGACCTACCTGGTCAACAAGCCTGA CTCAGCACAGGCAACCACATCTGCAGAAACCCATCTCTACTCttccaggagtcctggctggTCTGCCGCAGGCCTGCCCCCTGTCCCAGAGAGACCGGCCACAAAGCCAG ACATCAGTGAGCAGCCCATCAACCCCTACAGCGAGTCCATCTTTGGGCATGAGGTCCCTGCCCGGGAACAGAAG GGCATGGGCATCCCTTCCAGGCAGTCCTGCGAGggaggggcagagctggagctggagagagAAGCATGCAG GACGAGTAGCGAGTGCAGCAGCGATGGAAAGAGTGAGGATGAGGAGACACGGACCAAGCTCATCGACCGCATCATCCAGAATGACACAGAGGGCTACTCCACTGTGGAGTCACCACACGCTGAGGGCGCTCAGTTCAGTCTTCCATCCCACTTCTACCCGGATGAGATCCTGGATGACCTGACCATCTCCCCTTATGCAAGCTACACCTCCCTCTCCGAGCCCCGGCTCACTATGCTTAGGGGCTGGCTGGACAAGCTCTCTCCACAGGG GAACTATGTCTTCCAGAGGCGCTATGTCCGCTTTGATGGCAAGAACCTGATGTACTTCAGCAGTGAGAAG GAACCCTATCCTAAGGGGGTGATCCCACTGTCCGTGATCGAGATGGTTCGCTCCACCAAAGACAACAAGTTCCAGGTCGTCACCAGCCACCGGATCTTTGTCTTTCGTGCTGAAAATGAGG CCCAGAGGAATGAGTGGTGCTCCACTCTGCAGAAGAAGGTAACGGAACAGCGCTTGGTGGGCTCCCAACCCCGGCCTGCCAACACTGCTCACTGCCAGAAGTCCGGCACCCTGGAGCTGAAGGGTCAGAAGTCCAAGGTGTTCGCAGCCCTGAGCCTATCTGAGATGTGGCTATACAAGAGCGAGCAG TTCTTTAAAATGGGCATTGGCATCTGCTTGATTGAGATGCGTGGCTCCACTATCCGGGAGGCCAAGAACCGCAGCTTTGAGCTCATCACCCCTCTCAAAATATTCAG CTTCATGGCAGAATCAGAGAAGGAGAAGCGCGAGTGGATGGAGGCCCTGCAGGAAGCCATAGCTGAGACACTCTACGACTACGAGGTAGCGGAAAAGATCTGGTCCAACAAAGCCAACAAACACTGCGCAGACTGCCGGGCTCAGAATCCCGACTGGGCATCCATCAACCTGTGTGTGGTCATCTGCAAGCAGTGTGCAG GGCAGCACCGGAGCCTGGGCTCCAATATTTCCAAGGTGCAAAGTCTGAAGCTTGACACCAGCGTCTGGTCCAATGAGATCGTACAG CTCTTCATCATGCTGGGTAATGACAGAGCCAACCGGTTCTGGGCTGCTCGCCTCCTCGCCACTGAAGGCCTCTACCCTGATGCAAGTGCTGAGCAGAGACGAGACTTCATCTCTCGCAAGTACCGGGATGGGCGGTACCGCCTGCCCCATCCCCACTACGCTACCCAGGATGATGTGCTCCAG GCCCTGTGCGCTGCGGTGACTGGACCAGGCCTGCTCAAGACTGTCCTGCAGTTCTTCTCATCCTCAGAGGCTGGGCTGACAGCTGACCCTGGGGCCTACGAGGTGTCCCCAGGAGCTGACCTGTTGTGGGGCCCAGAGAACAAAAGGCCCAGGAACCGTTCAG GGAGTCCCAGCACAGGAGAACCAGGCCCAGAGGGCGTCTACAATGAGATCACTCAGCCAGTTACACATAGTGGGTACCTGCACCGGGCCTCAGCCCTCCCCAAGCTCCCAGGCACCAAGAAGAGCAGAGACG ACTTCCAGCGCATCTGGTGCTCCCTGGAGAAAGCCCTGCTCTTCTTCGAGACAGAGAAATGTACTGAGCCCTTGAGCCACATCGAGAGCAGGGACCTCCTCTCCCTGGGCGTGAGCAAAGCCCATGCAGTCACCAGCCCCGGCTCCACAGAAAG GTTTCGCTACACCCTCGAGCTCTTCCTTACTGGGGAGAAAGTGCAGCAGCTGGGAGTCGATGGGCCTGACACATTGCAGGCCTGGGCCAGTGCCATTGGCAAG TGGTTCACGCCTGTGAGTTGTCACTGCCTGCTCGGCTATGAGTTTCAACGCGTGGGCCAACTGCGCTACAAGTGCATGCTCAATCCTGAGCAGTGGCAGCAGGCCTTCTTCATCCTGCAAAAAGCCCACCTCTTCATCTGCCCCACTGAGGATGATGGGGCTGAAGACAGTATCAACCTCCGGCGGCTGCAGGAACTCA GTATGGTCCCCCCAACAGAAACCCCAGAAAAGAAGGAGCTGCTGATTCTGGTGGAAATGGGCAG GACATTTTACCTGCAGGGCTTGTCGCGGGCAGACTCCACAGCATGGTACGCAGACATCCAGGCATCGGCAGGGGGCCGGGGTAATGCACTGCGGGACCAGCAGCTGAGCCGTGGGGACATCCCCATCATCGTGGACAGCTGCATTGCCTTCATCACGCAGTATG GGCTACGGCATGAAGGGATTTACCGCAAGAATGGAGCCAAGTCCCGGATCAAGGTACTAATGGAGGAGTTTCGGCGGGACGCGCGCAATGTCAAGCTGCGCATCAATGACAACTTCATTGAGGATGTCACAGATGTGCTGAAGAGGTTCTTCCGAGAGCTTGAGGACCCCATCTTCACCCTGGAGCTGCACCCACAGTGGAAGGAGGCAGCAG GAATCTCCTCAAAGCCCCAGCGCCTGGAGCGGTACAAGGAACTCATTCATCGCCTGCCTCGTCTCAACCACAAAACCCTGGCTGCACTGATCGGGCATCTCTACCG AGTACAGAAATGTGCTGATCTCAACCAGATGAGCACCAAGAACCTGTCGCTGCTCTTTGCACCCAGCCTCTTCCAGACCGATGGCAAAGGGGAGCATGAGGTCAAGGTGATGGAAGACCTCATTGACAACTATGTCAGCATCTTCAAT ATTGATGAGGACCAGGTATCCCAGATGGATCTGGAGAATAGTCTGATCACCACCTGGAAGGACACCCAG CTCTCACAAGCAGGAGACCTCATCATTGAGGTTTACCTAGAGCAGAAGCTGCCTGACTGCTGTGTCACCCTGAAG GTGTCCCCCACAATGACAGCAGAGGAACTCACCAACCAGGTGCTGGAGATGCGCAACGTGGCAGCTAGCCTGGATATCTGGCTGACTTTTGAGGCCCTGGAGAATGGGGAGCTGG AGCGGCCCCTGCACCCCAAGGAGAAGGTCCTGGAGCAGGCCTTGCAGTGGTGCAAGCTCCCAGAGCCCAGCACCGCATACCTGCTGGTGAGGAAGGTCACTATCGGAGAGGGCAGCTGTCTCTTCACAG GTGCCAAGCGTGAGACCCCCAAGTGTGGGCTTCTGAAATGCCGTGAGGAGCCTCCCAAGCTGCTGGGGAACAAGTTTCAGGAGCGTTACTTCGTCATCCGAGACcggaagctgctgctgctcaagGAGAAGAGG AGCGCCAAGCCAGAGCGAGAGTGGCCCCTGGATGCAGCCAAGGTTTACATGGGCATTCGGAAGAAGCTGAAGTCACCAGGCCA GTGGGGTTTCACCCTGACCCTGGacaagcagcagct GTACTTGGTGTGCTCAGGGCAGGCTGAGCTGTGGGACTGGACCACCAGCATCCTCAAGGCTCAG CATGATGATCTGCGCCCTGTGATCATGCGCCGGCGTTCCTCCTCTGACCTCGCTAAGCAGAAGTTTGGCACCATGCCACTGGTGCCCCTGCATGGGGACAGCACCGACACCACCATGCTTTCTGCCAACCAGACCTTG CGCCGCCTGCACACGCGAAGGACTTTGTCCATGTTCTTT CCCATGAAGATGCACCAGGACTGtctggaggagcagcaggaaaaggagGTGGACACAGAGCCTGTCTACGAGGAGGTGGGCAACTTCCCTGAGCTGGCCTCACTGGAGCTGGACCGTGAACTGCTGGCAGACTTGTCATCCATCCCCTCCGTGGACAGGTCCAAGAAGCCATCCCCATTCCCTGAGCAGCCCCCAGCTCCAGCGCTGCGCTCCTCACTGCCCACCAATCCAGCCCAGAGGGTTTCAGGTCCCTCTGTCTCCAAAGCTCTGTCCCTCGAAAGGGGCTTGAACCTTGAGTGCGACAAAAGCCCAGCCCACGGCGGATCTGCTGGGCTCAGACCCACCAAAACGGCCTCTCTTGAGAGGAACCTGGAGCCTTCTCTAGTGCTGGCTGGGGACCAGGGCCAAGTGGCCATGCCAGGGGGCAGTCCCAGCATGGAGACATCCCTGGAGATCCCCAAGAAGAGGAACATTCAGCCTTCCTCACCCATCAACAACAAATTGATTCAGGAGCTCAGTAGTATCATCCTCAAGAAGAACGAGGGTCAGCACCCAGGCTTAGATCCAGGATTAGATCCAGGATCAGGGCCAGGGtcagggccagggccagggccaggccaGCATGTAACATGA
- the ARAP3 gene encoding arf-GAP with Rho-GAP domain, ANK repeat and PH domain-containing protein 3 isoform X5 has protein sequence MSFQYSPDSDIADWLASIHLERYQDVFKQHGYHVARDATLLDGEDLQQIGITATGHRKRILNLVQQTQLLGRPLRKPAARDAHPQAAACMEALDVAQRPQIGEDAMKGVLGGATDVSEMQQRAAEPNHTSPLEKDPAPPLVRPVPKPRTVFHRSKPEQGLAPTPAARSTVLTQSLDSDRTPGAFVVLEGFVPGESSTDLESPEARPKQQTSPRATTTMGIGASRSATRESSREEKRLPASVDHGQTLETSEKPSSSVPSVPPRLGHRIPAPESSPASLPEGRPTSDLSLPAVATSAKTDVLPYPGAPSQLGSGQGRLEMVSNIIYEGLKPSLAPTEDPGGENGPQDRTLTEPPGPSLQEMTYLVNKPESPGWSAAGLPPVPERPATKPDISEQPINPYSESIFGHEVPAREQKGMGIPSRQSCEGGAELELEREACRTSSECSSDGKSEDEETRTKLIDRIIQNDTEGYSTVESPHAEGAQFSLPSHFYPDEILDDLTISPYASYTSLSEPRLTMLRGWLDKLSPQGNYVFQRRYVRFDGKNLMYFSSEKEPYPKGVIPLSVIEMVRSTKDNKFQVVTSHRIFVFRAENEAQRNEWCSTLQKKVTEQRLVGSQPRPANTAHCQKSGTLELKGQKSKVFAALSLSEMWLYKSEQFFKMGIGICLIEMRGSTIREAKNRSFELITPLKIFSFMAESEKEKREWMEALQEAIAETLYDYEVAEKIWSNKANKHCADCRAQNPDWASINLCVVICKQCAGQHRSLGSNISKVQSLKLDTSVWSNEIVQLFIMLGNDRANRFWAARLLATEGLYPDASAEQRRDFISRKYRDGRYRLPHPHYATQDDVLQALCAAVTGPGLLKTVLQFFSSSEAGLTADPGAYEVSPGADLLWGPENKRPRNRSGSPSTGEPGPEGVYNEITQPVTHSGYLHRASALPKLPGTKKSRDDFQRIWCSLEKALLFFETEKCTEPLSHIESRDLLSLGVSKAHAVTSPGSTERFRYTLELFLTGEKVQQLGVDGPDTLQAWASAIGKWFTPVSCHCLLGYEFQRVGQLRYKCMLNPEQWQQAFFILQKAHLFICPTEDDGAEDSINLRRLQELSMVPPTETPEKKELLILVEMGRTFYLQGLSRADSTAWYADIQASAGGRGNALRDQQLSRGDIPIIVDSCIAFITQYGLRHEGIYRKNGAKSRIKVLMEEFRRDARNVKLRINDNFIEDVTDVLKRFFRELEDPIFTLELHPQWKEAAGISSKPQRLERYKELIHRLPRLNHKTLAALIGHLYRVQKCADLNQMSTKNLSLLFAPSLFQTDGKGEHEVKVMEDLIDNYVSIFNIDEDQVSQMDLENSLITTWKDTQLSQAGDLIIEVYLEQKLPDCCVTLKVSPTMTAEELTNQVLEMRNVAASLDIWLTFEALENGELERPLHPKEKVLEQALQWCKLPEPSTAYLLVRKVTIGEGSCLFTGAKRETPKCGLLKCREEPPKLLGNKFQERYFVIRDRKLLLLKEKRSAKPEREWPLDAAKVYMGIRKKLKSPGQWGFTLTLDKQQLYLVCSGQAELWDWTTSILKAQHDDLRPVIMRRRSSSDLAKQKFGTMPLVPLHGDSTDTTMLSANQTLRRLHTRRTLSMFFPMKMHQDCLEEQQEKEVDTEPVYEEVGNFPELASLELDRELLADLSSIPSVDRSKKPSPFPEQPPAPALRSSLPTNPAQRVSGPSVSKALSLERGLNLECDKSPAHGGSAGLRPTKTASLERNLEPSLVLAGDQGQVAMPGGSPSMETSLEIPKKRNIQPSSPINNKLIQELSSIILKKNEGQHPGLDPGLDPGSGPGSGPGPGPGQHVT, from the exons ATGAGCTTCCAGTACAGTCCTGACTCTGATATTGCTGATTGGCTGGCCAGCATCCACTTGGAGAGGTACCAGGATGTTTTTAAACAGCATGGGTACCATGTGGCCAGAGATGCCACCTTACTGGATGGTGAGGACCTACAGCAGATTGGCATCACCGCCACTGGGCACCGCAAAAGGATCCTGAACCTGGTGCAGCAGACACAGCTGCTCGGGCGGCCTCTGAGGAAACCTGCAGCAAGAGATGCCCATCCTCAAGCTGCTGCATGCATGGAGGCCCTGGATGTGGCCCAAAGGCCCCAGATAGGTGAGGATGCCATGAAAGGAGTGCTGGGAGGGGCTACTGACGTCTCTGAGATGCAGCAGCGTGCTGCTGAGCCCAACCATACATCCCCTCTGGAGAAGGATCCTGCTCCACCCCTTGTCAGGCCAGTTCCCAAGCCAAGGACAGTTTTCCATCGCTCAAAGCCAGAGCAGGGCTTGGCACCCACACCAGCAGCACGGAGCACAGTGCTAACACAAAGCCTGGACAGTGACAGGACTCCTGGGGCATTTGTGGTACTGGAGGGGTTTGTGCCAGGGGAGAGCTCTACAGATCTGGAGAGCCCAGAGGCCAGGCCAAAGCAGCAGACTAGTCCAAGAGCAACCACTACCATGGGTATAGGAGCATCCCGGTCAGCAACACGGGAGAGCTCTCGGGAGGAGAAAAGACTCCCTGCATCTGTGGATCATGGACAAACCCTGGAAACCTCAGAAAAACCCTCCTCGTCTGTCCCATCTGTGCCACCACGGCTCGGCCACAGGATCCCAGCACCCGAGTCCAGCCCAGCAAGCTTGCCAGAGGGTCGCCCCACATCTGACCTTTCCCTGCCTGCTGTGGCCACCTCAGCCAAGACAGATGTTTTGCCATACCCTGGGGCACCTTCACAGCTGGGTTCAGGGCAGGGCAGGCTGGAAATGGTATCCAACATCATCTATGAAGGACTCAAGCCATCTTTGGCACCTACTGAGGACCCAGGAGGGGAGAATGGTCCCCAGGACCGGACTCTCACTGAGCCACCAGGGCCATCCCTGCAGGAGATGACCTACCTGGTCAACAAGCCTGA gagtcctggctggTCTGCCGCAGGCCTGCCCCCTGTCCCAGAGAGACCGGCCACAAAGCCAG ACATCAGTGAGCAGCCCATCAACCCCTACAGCGAGTCCATCTTTGGGCATGAGGTCCCTGCCCGGGAACAGAAG GGCATGGGCATCCCTTCCAGGCAGTCCTGCGAGggaggggcagagctggagctggagagagAAGCATGCAG GACGAGTAGCGAGTGCAGCAGCGATGGAAAGAGTGAGGATGAGGAGACACGGACCAAGCTCATCGACCGCATCATCCAGAATGACACAGAGGGCTACTCCACTGTGGAGTCACCACACGCTGAGGGCGCTCAGTTCAGTCTTCCATCCCACTTCTACCCGGATGAGATCCTGGATGACCTGACCATCTCCCCTTATGCAAGCTACACCTCCCTCTCCGAGCCCCGGCTCACTATGCTTAGGGGCTGGCTGGACAAGCTCTCTCCACAGGG GAACTATGTCTTCCAGAGGCGCTATGTCCGCTTTGATGGCAAGAACCTGATGTACTTCAGCAGTGAGAAG GAACCCTATCCTAAGGGGGTGATCCCACTGTCCGTGATCGAGATGGTTCGCTCCACCAAAGACAACAAGTTCCAGGTCGTCACCAGCCACCGGATCTTTGTCTTTCGTGCTGAAAATGAGG CCCAGAGGAATGAGTGGTGCTCCACTCTGCAGAAGAAGGTAACGGAACAGCGCTTGGTGGGCTCCCAACCCCGGCCTGCCAACACTGCTCACTGCCAGAAGTCCGGCACCCTGGAGCTGAAGGGTCAGAAGTCCAAGGTGTTCGCAGCCCTGAGCCTATCTGAGATGTGGCTATACAAGAGCGAGCAG TTCTTTAAAATGGGCATTGGCATCTGCTTGATTGAGATGCGTGGCTCCACTATCCGGGAGGCCAAGAACCGCAGCTTTGAGCTCATCACCCCTCTCAAAATATTCAG CTTCATGGCAGAATCAGAGAAGGAGAAGCGCGAGTGGATGGAGGCCCTGCAGGAAGCCATAGCTGAGACACTCTACGACTACGAGGTAGCGGAAAAGATCTGGTCCAACAAAGCCAACAAACACTGCGCAGACTGCCGGGCTCAGAATCCCGACTGGGCATCCATCAACCTGTGTGTGGTCATCTGCAAGCAGTGTGCAG GGCAGCACCGGAGCCTGGGCTCCAATATTTCCAAGGTGCAAAGTCTGAAGCTTGACACCAGCGTCTGGTCCAATGAGATCGTACAG CTCTTCATCATGCTGGGTAATGACAGAGCCAACCGGTTCTGGGCTGCTCGCCTCCTCGCCACTGAAGGCCTCTACCCTGATGCAAGTGCTGAGCAGAGACGAGACTTCATCTCTCGCAAGTACCGGGATGGGCGGTACCGCCTGCCCCATCCCCACTACGCTACCCAGGATGATGTGCTCCAG GCCCTGTGCGCTGCGGTGACTGGACCAGGCCTGCTCAAGACTGTCCTGCAGTTCTTCTCATCCTCAGAGGCTGGGCTGACAGCTGACCCTGGGGCCTACGAGGTGTCCCCAGGAGCTGACCTGTTGTGGGGCCCAGAGAACAAAAGGCCCAGGAACCGTTCAG GGAGTCCCAGCACAGGAGAACCAGGCCCAGAGGGCGTCTACAATGAGATCACTCAGCCAGTTACACATAGTGGGTACCTGCACCGGGCCTCAGCCCTCCCCAAGCTCCCAGGCACCAAGAAGAGCAGAGACG ACTTCCAGCGCATCTGGTGCTCCCTGGAGAAAGCCCTGCTCTTCTTCGAGACAGAGAAATGTACTGAGCCCTTGAGCCACATCGAGAGCAGGGACCTCCTCTCCCTGGGCGTGAGCAAAGCCCATGCAGTCACCAGCCCCGGCTCCACAGAAAG GTTTCGCTACACCCTCGAGCTCTTCCTTACTGGGGAGAAAGTGCAGCAGCTGGGAGTCGATGGGCCTGACACATTGCAGGCCTGGGCCAGTGCCATTGGCAAG TGGTTCACGCCTGTGAGTTGTCACTGCCTGCTCGGCTATGAGTTTCAACGCGTGGGCCAACTGCGCTACAAGTGCATGCTCAATCCTGAGCAGTGGCAGCAGGCCTTCTTCATCCTGCAAAAAGCCCACCTCTTCATCTGCCCCACTGAGGATGATGGGGCTGAAGACAGTATCAACCTCCGGCGGCTGCAGGAACTCA GTATGGTCCCCCCAACAGAAACCCCAGAAAAGAAGGAGCTGCTGATTCTGGTGGAAATGGGCAG GACATTTTACCTGCAGGGCTTGTCGCGGGCAGACTCCACAGCATGGTACGCAGACATCCAGGCATCGGCAGGGGGCCGGGGTAATGCACTGCGGGACCAGCAGCTGAGCCGTGGGGACATCCCCATCATCGTGGACAGCTGCATTGCCTTCATCACGCAGTATG GGCTACGGCATGAAGGGATTTACCGCAAGAATGGAGCCAAGTCCCGGATCAAGGTACTAATGGAGGAGTTTCGGCGGGACGCGCGCAATGTCAAGCTGCGCATCAATGACAACTTCATTGAGGATGTCACAGATGTGCTGAAGAGGTTCTTCCGAGAGCTTGAGGACCCCATCTTCACCCTGGAGCTGCACCCACAGTGGAAGGAGGCAGCAG GAATCTCCTCAAAGCCCCAGCGCCTGGAGCGGTACAAGGAACTCATTCATCGCCTGCCTCGTCTCAACCACAAAACCCTGGCTGCACTGATCGGGCATCTCTACCG AGTACAGAAATGTGCTGATCTCAACCAGATGAGCACCAAGAACCTGTCGCTGCTCTTTGCACCCAGCCTCTTCCAGACCGATGGCAAAGGGGAGCATGAGGTCAAGGTGATGGAAGACCTCATTGACAACTATGTCAGCATCTTCAAT ATTGATGAGGACCAGGTATCCCAGATGGATCTGGAGAATAGTCTGATCACCACCTGGAAGGACACCCAG CTCTCACAAGCAGGAGACCTCATCATTGAGGTTTACCTAGAGCAGAAGCTGCCTGACTGCTGTGTCACCCTGAAG GTGTCCCCCACAATGACAGCAGAGGAACTCACCAACCAGGTGCTGGAGATGCGCAACGTGGCAGCTAGCCTGGATATCTGGCTGACTTTTGAGGCCCTGGAGAATGGGGAGCTGG AGCGGCCCCTGCACCCCAAGGAGAAGGTCCTGGAGCAGGCCTTGCAGTGGTGCAAGCTCCCAGAGCCCAGCACCGCATACCTGCTGGTGAGGAAGGTCACTATCGGAGAGGGCAGCTGTCTCTTCACAG GTGCCAAGCGTGAGACCCCCAAGTGTGGGCTTCTGAAATGCCGTGAGGAGCCTCCCAAGCTGCTGGGGAACAAGTTTCAGGAGCGTTACTTCGTCATCCGAGACcggaagctgctgctgctcaagGAGAAGAGG AGCGCCAAGCCAGAGCGAGAGTGGCCCCTGGATGCAGCCAAGGTTTACATGGGCATTCGGAAGAAGCTGAAGTCACCAGGCCA GTGGGGTTTCACCCTGACCCTGGacaagcagcagct GTACTTGGTGTGCTCAGGGCAGGCTGAGCTGTGGGACTGGACCACCAGCATCCTCAAGGCTCAG CATGATGATCTGCGCCCTGTGATCATGCGCCGGCGTTCCTCCTCTGACCTCGCTAAGCAGAAGTTTGGCACCATGCCACTGGTGCCCCTGCATGGGGACAGCACCGACACCACCATGCTTTCTGCCAACCAGACCTTG CGCCGCCTGCACACGCGAAGGACTTTGTCCATGTTCTTT CCCATGAAGATGCACCAGGACTGtctggaggagcagcaggaaaaggagGTGGACACAGAGCCTGTCTACGAGGAGGTGGGCAACTTCCCTGAGCTGGCCTCACTGGAGCTGGACCGTGAACTGCTGGCAGACTTGTCATCCATCCCCTCCGTGGACAGGTCCAAGAAGCCATCCCCATTCCCTGAGCAGCCCCCAGCTCCAGCGCTGCGCTCCTCACTGCCCACCAATCCAGCCCAGAGGGTTTCAGGTCCCTCTGTCTCCAAAGCTCTGTCCCTCGAAAGGGGCTTGAACCTTGAGTGCGACAAAAGCCCAGCCCACGGCGGATCTGCTGGGCTCAGACCCACCAAAACGGCCTCTCTTGAGAGGAACCTGGAGCCTTCTCTAGTGCTGGCTGGGGACCAGGGCCAAGTGGCCATGCCAGGGGGCAGTCCCAGCATGGAGACATCCCTGGAGATCCCCAAGAAGAGGAACATTCAGCCTTCCTCACCCATCAACAACAAATTGATTCAGGAGCTCAGTAGTATCATCCTCAAGAAGAACGAGGGTCAGCACCCAGGCTTAGATCCAGGATTAGATCCAGGATCAGGGCCAGGGtcagggccagggccagggccaggccaGCATGTAACATGA